In a single window of the Manis javanica isolate MJ-LG chromosome 16, MJ_LKY, whole genome shotgun sequence genome:
- the GLP1R gene encoding glucagon-like peptide 1 receptor isoform X2 codes for MAGAPGPLPLALLLLGAVGRAGPRPQGASVSLSETVQKWREYRRQCQRFLTETPPPATGLFCNRTFDDYVCWPDGLPGSFVNVSCPWYLPWASSVLQGHVYRFCTADGLWLHQDNSSVPWRNLSECEESKRGERSFPEEQLLSLSVIYTVGYALSFSALVIASAILLSFRHLHCTRNYIHLNLFLSFILRALSVFIKDAALKWMYSTAAQQHQWDGLLSYQDSLGCRLVFLLMQYCVAANYYWLLVEGVYLYMLLALSVFSEQRIFRRYLSIGWGVPLLFVVPWGIVKHLYEDEGCWTRNSNMNIWLIIRLPILFAIGMNFLIFVRVICIVVSKLKANLMCKTDIKCRLAKSTLTLIPLLGTHEVIFAFVMDEHARGMLRFIKLFTELSFTSFQGLMVAVLYCFVNNEVQTEFRRSWERWRLKHLHIQRDSSMKPLKCPTSSLSSGGPVGSSVYAATCQISCS; via the exons GGTGCCTCTGTATCCCTCTCAGAGACTGTGCAGAAATGGCGAGAATACCGACGCCAGTGCCAGCGCTTCCTGACTGAGACTCCACCCCCAGCCACAG GCCTGTTCTGCAACCGGACCTTTGATGACTATGTCTGCTGGCCAGATGGGCTGCCTGGGTCCTTCGTGAATGTCAGCTGCCCCTGGTACCTGCCCTGGGCCAGCAGTG TGCTACAGGGTCACGTGTACCGGTTCTGCACCGCTGACGGCCTGTGGCTGCACCAGGACAACTCCAGCGTGCCCTGGAGGAACCTGTCCGAGTGTGAGGAGTCCAAGCGAGGGGAGAGA AGCTTCCCGGAGGAGCAGCTGCTGTCACTGTCCGTCATCTACACGGTGGGCTAtgctctctccttctctgccctGGTCATCGCCTCGGCCATCCTCCTGAGCTTCAG acacctacactgcaCCCGAAACTACATCCACCTGAACCTGTTTTTATCCTTCATCCTCCGAGCACTGTCAGTCTTCATCAAGGATGCAGCCCTCAAATGGATGTACAGCACGGCCGCCCAGCAGCACCAGTGGGACGGGCTCCTCTCCTACCAG gacTCTCTGGGCTGCCGCCTGGTGTTCCTGCTCATGCAGTACTGCGTGGCGGCCAACTACTACTGGCTCCTGGTGGAGGGCGTGTACCTGTACATGCTGCTGGCCCTGTCAGTCTTCTCTGAGCAGCGCATCTTCAGGCGCTATCTGAGCATAGGCTGGG gTGTCCCCCTGCTGTTTGTTGTCCCCTGGGGCATTGTCAAGCACCTCTATGAGGACGAAGG cTGCTGGACCAGGAACTCAAACATGAACATCTGGCTCATTATCCGGCTGCCCATTCTCTTTGCCATTGGG ATGAACTTCCTCATCTTTGTCCGGGTCATCTGCATTGTGGTGTCCAAACTGAAAGCCAATCTCATGTGCAAGACTGACATCAAGTGCAG ACTTGCCAAGTCCACACTGACGCTCATCCCTCTGCTGGGGACCCATGAGGTCATCTTTGCCTTCGTGATGGACGAGCATGCCCGGGGGATGCTGCGTTTCATCAAGCTGTTCACAGAGCTCTCCTTCACTTCCTTCCAG GGGCTGATGGTGGCCGTCTTGTACTGCTTTGTCAACAATGAG GTCCAGACGGAGTTTCGGAGGAGCTGGGAGCGCTGGCGGCTCAAGCACTTGCACATCCAGAGGGACAGCAGCATGAAGCCCCTCAAGTGTCCCACCAGCAGCCTGAGCAGCGGGGGCCCGGTGGGCAGCAGCGTGTATGCCGCCACCTGCCAGATCTCGTGCAGCTAG
- the GLP1R gene encoding glucagon-like peptide 1 receptor isoform X1, with product MAGAPGPLPLALLLLGAVGRAGPRPQGASVSLSETVQKWREYRRQCQRFLTETPPPATGLFCNRTFDDYVCWPDGLPGSFVNVSCPWYLPWASSVLQGHVYRFCTADGLWLHQDNSSVPWRNLSECEESKRGERSFPEEQLLSLSVIYTVGYALSFSALVIASAILLSFRSPESPRRRQAERTGCDAVHLHCTRNYIHLNLFLSFILRALSVFIKDAALKWMYSTAAQQHQWDGLLSYQDSLGCRLVFLLMQYCVAANYYWLLVEGVYLYMLLALSVFSEQRIFRRYLSIGWGVPLLFVVPWGIVKHLYEDEGCWTRNSNMNIWLIIRLPILFAIGMNFLIFVRVICIVVSKLKANLMCKTDIKCRLAKSTLTLIPLLGTHEVIFAFVMDEHARGMLRFIKLFTELSFTSFQGLMVAVLYCFVNNEVQTEFRRSWERWRLKHLHIQRDSSMKPLKCPTSSLSSGGPVGSSVYAATCQISCS from the exons GGTGCCTCTGTATCCCTCTCAGAGACTGTGCAGAAATGGCGAGAATACCGACGCCAGTGCCAGCGCTTCCTGACTGAGACTCCACCCCCAGCCACAG GCCTGTTCTGCAACCGGACCTTTGATGACTATGTCTGCTGGCCAGATGGGCTGCCTGGGTCCTTCGTGAATGTCAGCTGCCCCTGGTACCTGCCCTGGGCCAGCAGTG TGCTACAGGGTCACGTGTACCGGTTCTGCACCGCTGACGGCCTGTGGCTGCACCAGGACAACTCCAGCGTGCCCTGGAGGAACCTGTCCGAGTGTGAGGAGTCCAAGCGAGGGGAGAGA AGCTTCCCGGAGGAGCAGCTGCTGTCACTGTCCGTCATCTACACGGTGGGCTAtgctctctccttctctgccctGGTCATCGCCTCGGCCATCCTCCTGAGCTTCAG ATCTCCAGAGAGCCCACGCCGTCGACAGGCTGAGCGCACAGGATGCGACGCTGT acacctacactgcaCCCGAAACTACATCCACCTGAACCTGTTTTTATCCTTCATCCTCCGAGCACTGTCAGTCTTCATCAAGGATGCAGCCCTCAAATGGATGTACAGCACGGCCGCCCAGCAGCACCAGTGGGACGGGCTCCTCTCCTACCAG gacTCTCTGGGCTGCCGCCTGGTGTTCCTGCTCATGCAGTACTGCGTGGCGGCCAACTACTACTGGCTCCTGGTGGAGGGCGTGTACCTGTACATGCTGCTGGCCCTGTCAGTCTTCTCTGAGCAGCGCATCTTCAGGCGCTATCTGAGCATAGGCTGGG gTGTCCCCCTGCTGTTTGTTGTCCCCTGGGGCATTGTCAAGCACCTCTATGAGGACGAAGG cTGCTGGACCAGGAACTCAAACATGAACATCTGGCTCATTATCCGGCTGCCCATTCTCTTTGCCATTGGG ATGAACTTCCTCATCTTTGTCCGGGTCATCTGCATTGTGGTGTCCAAACTGAAAGCCAATCTCATGTGCAAGACTGACATCAAGTGCAG ACTTGCCAAGTCCACACTGACGCTCATCCCTCTGCTGGGGACCCATGAGGTCATCTTTGCCTTCGTGATGGACGAGCATGCCCGGGGGATGCTGCGTTTCATCAAGCTGTTCACAGAGCTCTCCTTCACTTCCTTCCAG GGGCTGATGGTGGCCGTCTTGTACTGCTTTGTCAACAATGAG GTCCAGACGGAGTTTCGGAGGAGCTGGGAGCGCTGGCGGCTCAAGCACTTGCACATCCAGAGGGACAGCAGCATGAAGCCCCTCAAGTGTCCCACCAGCAGCCTGAGCAGCGGGGGCCCGGTGGGCAGCAGCGTGTATGCCGCCACCTGCCAGATCTCGTGCAGCTAG